The window TAACCATCTTACTACCTGTCGAACTCTGTCATCTCTATTCCCGCCAATCCGTCGAAACTGCTTATCGTGGCGATCGAACTCATCAGCAAAACGGGCGCTTATCTCTTTGCGTTCATGTGGGCTATCCCGTAAGTCGTCGGCAACCCAAGGGATATCGACTTCGGTGAGTAAAATTAAGTCATAATAATGTACTAATGCAGCTTGCGTAATGGCATTAGGACAATCGCCATAGTACCAGTTGGCATAAATCATCAACTCAAACAGACTGGTATCACAAAACAAATAGCCAGTAGTTTGTTCGGCCTGTTTCGCTAGTCTGTTTTCTAAGTCTATCTGGCCTTGAGCTATGGGCAATAAATCGTCCCAGGTACAGGTTTTTTGCTCTCTGTCCCATTTCGCCTGCAAATAGGTGCGCATATATTCTGGCACCCAGTGGCTATCAAAATGCGTCGCCAAATCCCGACATAAGCTGGTCTTGCCAGTACTTTCTGCGCCTAAGATGGCAATTTTGATCACCGATTCAGGCGTATGCTGCGTTAAATTGAAGGCGGTAGCGTCGTTGCCATTCATAATATGCCCAGATTGCAATGAGAGTAAACACCACGTACTGTAGTGCGGTAAAGGTCAGTCCTTTATAGAAGTACAGCGGCACTGAAATCGCATCAGCCACTATCCATAGTAGCCAGTGCTCAATTTTGCGGCTTGCCATTAACCACATTGCCATCAAAAATAGGGCAGTGGTCAGCATATCGGTATAATCGACCCAAGTAAATAAGTGTAGACCTAACACCGCGCCATCAAAGCTAAAGTTATTATTGATTACTGGTCGGAAATAATAAATTAAAGCGACAAACACTACTGTTGCAAAGGCAATCCCTGCTAGAATAGGTATGTCGCGTGACTGGATATGCTCAATGCGTACCTTGTTTTGAGACTGCTGGTCTGGCTGCTGGCTGTTGCCCTGACTCACTTTGGCTTTCTGACTGATACAGGTTTTGCTCTTTGACCAATTGACCCAGCCATATAAGCTCATTACCGTGTAATAGGCATTGATGAACATATCGCCAAACAGCTGCCATTTCCATAACAGATAAACGAAAATAGCGGTACTTACCAAACCGATAGGGAAGACCAAAATATTAGTCTTGCGGGCAAGCAGCACACTTGCCACGCCAAACACCACCGCAATCAGTTCCAGCACAATAAACAGCATGGGATAATCAGCATACTGTCCGAATAGCCAATCAAAAAACCCTATCATTGCATCTCCTTTTATTGTCTGTAAAACTCAAGATTTTAATTTTTGGTAATTATATAGTAGGTAGGCCAAAATTAAGCCAATCTTTACCCGTTATCTACTTGAAATAGATTATTTGTAACAAAGTATTAGAAAAAATATAATATTCAGGCATAATAAAGACATTGATTTTAAGTTTACAGTTATTCACCGAACCATTATTCATTGAAAGTAGCCTGCGCTATTTTCTCTCCCTTTTATGCTTATTCATAAGCGACACAGTAGTAGACAAGGAAGCTTATCATGACGATTTGTATCACCGGCACTGGCCTGTATATCCCCCCTTATAGCATCAGTAACGAAGAGCTGGTATTGTCATTCAACCAGTATGTCGATAACTATAACGAACAACATGCTGACGAGATAGCCGCAGAGACGGTTACGCCGATTCAGCATTCATCGGCTGAGTTTATTGAAAAAGTATCTGGTATTCAATCACGCTATGTGATGGAAAAAGACGGTATTTTAAACCCTGAAATCATGGCTCCGGTTATTGCCTATCGCAACTTAGGCGAAGAGCTTTCCATCATGGCTGAAATGGGTGCAGCAGTGCTTAGAGACGCGCTAGCAGATGCTGGACTAGAAGCCAATGATCTGGACGGTATTATTCTTGCCTGCTCAAACTTCCAGCGTACGTATCCAGCAGTAGCTATCGAGATTCAGAACGAAATCGGTATGATTGGCGGTTTCGCTTATGATATGAACGTAGCTTGTAGTGCCGCGACCTTTGGTTTATCACAAGCACACGGCTCAATCGTATCGGGTCTTGCCAAACGGGTGGCCGTAGTCAACGTTGAGATTACTTCCGCGCATCTCAACTGGCGCAACCGTGATAGCCACTTTATCTTTGGTGATGTCGCAACCGCTTGTATCGTAGAAGAACTTGATACGCCAAAAGGTTATGAGATTCTCAACTCTAAGCTATTTACTGAGTTTTCAATCAATATCAAAAACGAATACGGCTTTATGGATCGCTCAGAGTTCTTAGCTGCCGAAACGCAGATGTATCCGGATATCAAAGAGCCAGTAACAGACAAGCTATTCTTACAGAATGGCCGCAAAGTGTTTCGTGAAGTCTGTCCAAAGGTGTCAGAGATCATCACCGAGCACTTGCATGAAAATGACTTGCAAGCGAGTGATGTGAAGATGATGTG of the Psychrobacter sp. LV10R520-6 genome contains:
- a CDS encoding beta-ketoacyl-ACP synthase III, translating into MTICITGTGLYIPPYSISNEELVLSFNQYVDNYNEQHADEIAAETVTPIQHSSAEFIEKVSGIQSRYVMEKDGILNPEIMAPVIAYRNLGEELSIMAEMGAAVLRDALADAGLEANDLDGIILACSNFQRTYPAVAIEIQNEIGMIGGFAYDMNVACSAATFGLSQAHGSIVSGLAKRVAVVNVEITSAHLNWRNRDSHFIFGDVATACIVEELDTPKGYEILNSKLFTEFSINIKNEYGFMDRSEFLAAETQMYPDIKEPVTDKLFLQNGRKVFREVCPKVSEIITEHLHENDLQASDVKMMWLHQANANMLDLILRTVVGRDADKAIAPSVIAEFANTSSASPMIVFHRYKGSLQSGDLGVICSFGAGYSIGSVLVRKV
- the pnuC gene encoding nicotinamide riboside transporter PnuC, giving the protein MIGFFDWLFGQYADYPMLFIVLELIAVVFGVASVLLARKTNILVFPIGLVSTAIFVYLLWKWQLFGDMFINAYYTVMSLYGWVNWSKSKTCISQKAKVSQGNSQQPDQQSQNKVRIEHIQSRDIPILAGIAFATVVFVALIYYFRPVINNNFSFDGAVLGLHLFTWVDYTDMLTTALFLMAMWLMASRKIEHWLLWIVADAISVPLYFYKGLTFTALQYVVFTLIAIWAYYEWQRRYRLQFNAAYA
- a CDS encoding ATP-binding protein — translated: MNGNDATAFNLTQHTPESVIKIAILGAESTGKTSLCRDLATHFDSHWVPEYMRTYLQAKWDREQKTCTWDDLLPIAQGQIDLENRLAKQAEQTTGYLFCDTSLFELMIYANWYYGDCPNAITQAALVHYYDLILLTEVDIPWVADDLRDSPHERKEISARFADEFDRHDKQFRRIGGNRDDRVRQVVRWLKYFN